Below is a window of Bacteroidota bacterium DNA.
GTTTCCAATGGGCTTTCGTCTTTTTGACATTTAACAAAAAATATTGATAAACTGATTAGTCCTACAATAATAAATCTTGTTTTAATTACTTTCTTCATCATAATACTTTATTTTTTAATTGATAATTTGAATTTATTTTAAGAATTTTTAACCGGTTACTTCATAAGACACAAGCATTTTAAAAAACCAGCGAATTATTTTAAATAATGGTTTTTTGCTTATTTGAGATATAAAATATATATTTGTTAGCTAATATGTATTATTTCATTAAAATAAGAGAAAAATGACTAAAACAAATCAGCTTATTGGGTTTAAAGAAATTGTTCATGTTACTACTGAATATGGTAAAACATGTACACATTGTAATGAACAATTTGATATAGGTGAATTTGCGAGCTTTGTAAATCATTATATACAAGAGCATAATTTTTCACTAATTCATGTTGGTACTGAAACTTTAGAAAATACTGAAAAAGGCAATGTTCACAACACTGTAGCAGTGCTTGGTAAATAGAAAGCTATGCCAACAATAATATGGATTCGTAAATTTCGTTTTTTCTTTTATAGTAATGAATTAGGTGAAGCACCACATATTCATATACAAAGTGATAATAAAACGGCAAAGTTTTGGCTAACTCCGGTAAAATTATCAAAATCAATTAGATTTACACCAAAAGAATTGAGAAGATTGGAAAAATTAGTTGCAGAAAATAAAAATAAATTTTTGGAGGTTTGGAATGAGTATTTTAATACAAAATGAGCCATTGGCTTATAAATTGAAAATTACAGAAGATGAACTAATAGTTTTTTTGAAAGATGGAAGAAGTATAAATGTACCTTTGGTTTGGTATCCATCACTGGAAAATGCTACAAAAGAACAGCTTGAAAATTATGAGATATTGGGTG
It encodes the following:
- a CDS encoding DUF2442 domain-containing protein, translating into MSILIQNEPLAYKLKITEDELIVFLKDGRSINVPLVWYPSLENATKEQLENYEILGDGEGIHWIDLDEDLSICGFFQGISLQDVQVA
- a CDS encoding DUF4160 domain-containing protein, which gives rise to MPTIIWIRKFRFFFYSNELGEAPHIHIQSDNKTAKFWLTPVKLSKSIRFTPKELRRLEKLVAENKNKFLEVWNEYFNTK